Proteins from a genomic interval of Neodiprion lecontei isolate iyNeoLeco1 chromosome 2, iyNeoLeco1.1, whole genome shotgun sequence:
- the LOC107222293 gene encoding sushi, von Willebrand factor type A, EGF and pentraxin domain-containing protein 1 isoform X2: MSSLSLLVLGSLLQACNLATAQNLQGSDLRCSHPAVPVNAKVSLSTETLNPGTLATYNCDAGYELFGQSTLTCSNRGKWQGELPFCGTNVAFRKPANQSTTVRGGDAAHGNDGDVGTEHDGRRCTETQKEHSPWWRVQLMKDYAVKVVRVTTRGCCGHQPLKDLEIRVGNSSTELQRNPLCAWFPGTIEEGVTKTLTCARALVGQYVFLQLVGVEGSLSLCEVEVFATDEFSVDRCASAGTPADTDIAAFNSTCYEFVVTKGGSFQDAKNYCQARGGDLVHGFMGASSNFILNNLERRKNKLKTQLVWIGAEKEPQIAARTWRWVDGEVVQSPAWGKDQPNNYNGEQNCVVLDGGRAWLWNDVGCNLDYLHWICQSKPRMCGSPDKAENTQITGNERSVGSTIEYECPEGFMLVGSRIRTCAESGFWSDIAPDCKFVDCGPLPGLDHGSVTLVDERTTHGALAEYRCNENYTLVGDVKRECGDAALWTGSQPQCMFDWCPEPPAINGGLVTTSGRRAGSMATYSCQNGFILFGDNVLECDMGGKWSGKAPQCRFVDCGAPAQIESGTVTLINGTTTVGSLMEYTCPEDYWLTGEARHVCTKDGKWSDETPYCELISCEEPETPTGSNIVKYDRNVHGVIEYECEAGYLMYGDARRTCGTDGYWTGDVPDCEYVDCGRVQTILYGAVEYVNGTTHLGSEITYSCTPNYRLNGVPRRYCLDNGQWSDATPKCKEVRCPEPVLAEHGILSVTGNDRMLGRTFIITGTVENSNTGATSYKIGASAKYRCERGYKVVGEPLSTCEDNGRWSGEVPQCVYVDCGKPEEIQHGHYTLTSNASYYGAAALYECDGNFELDGFARRLCLENATWSNDTPVCREIRCMDPDRTGVLSAQVSTHSVGGVAHYACPRGYYMEGNGTRICLQNGSWSGSIPACFAVDCKYPGQIENGRVIVVNGSTVYGGAAEYHCLPQFERVGPFLRKCLDTGLWSGQEPTCELVTNDVAEAQGVGTSVGIGAGVILFILLILGLIYLRLRKATPVKNTENVQAADRKEDQNAAVMSYASLNDGTTNTGYENVPEEGLYDSPYSISSSTYGGSNGGRTYDNRHYEVEPTPRNGITINGVSVR, from the exons GATCGGACCTGCGATGTAGCCATCCAGCTGTACCCGTTAACGCCAAAGTTTCCTTGTCCACGGAAACCTTGAATCCCGGGACTCTCGCCACTTACAACTGCGATGCTGGTTACGAGTTGTTCGG TCAATCCACGCTGACTTGCAGCAATAGAGGAAAATGGCAAGGAGAACTACCGTTCTGTG GAACAAATGTGGCCTTTCGAAAGCCCGCGAATCAATCGACGACCGTTAGAGGAGGCGACGCTGCCCATGGAAATGACGGTGACGTTGGTACCGAACACGATGGACGCAGGTGCACCGAGACCCAAAAGGAGCACAGCCCCTGGTGGAGGGTGCAGCTGATGAAGGACTACGCTGTAAAAGTGGTCAGAGTCACCACCAGAGGCTGCTGTG GTCACCAGCCACTCAAGGACCTCGAAATCCGGGTTGGAAACAGCAGCACGGAACTACAGAGGAACCCGTTATGCGCCTGGTTCCCCGGAACGATAG AAGAGGGAGTCACCAAGACTCTAACCTGCGCGAGAGCTCTGGTGGGTCAGTACGTCTTCCTGCAGCTAGTTGGGGTAGAGGGGAGCCTGAGCCTCTGCGAGGTCGAAGTGTTCGCGACTGACG AGTTCTCCGTCGACAGATGCGCAAGCGCCGGAACACCCGCCGATACTGACATTGCAGCGTTCAACTCAACCTGCTACGAGTTCGTCGTTACCAAAGGAGGATCCTTCCAGGATGCCAAGAACTACTGTCAGGCTCGTGGTGGCGATCTGGTCCACGGATTCATG GGCGCCTCGTCAAATTTCATACTGAACAACCTCGAGCGAAGGAAGAACAAGTTGAAGACACAGTTGGTGTGGATTGGGGCTGAAAAGGAGCCGCAGATAGCTGCGAGAACCTGGCGATGGGTGGATG GCGAAGTCGTGCAGAGCCCAGCCTGGGGCAAGGACCAACCGAACAACTATAACGGGGAGCAGAACTGCGTGGTCCTTGACGGTGGTAGGGCCTGGCTATGGAACGACGTTGGCTGTAACCTGGATTACCTTCACTGGATTTGTCAAAGCA AACCAAGGATGTGCGGTAGTCCCGACAAGGCAGAAAACACGCAAATAACAGGAAACGAGAGATCGGTGGGATCGACAATCGAGTACGAGTGTCCTGAGGGATTTATGCTCGTTGGTTCACGGATCAGGACGTGTGCAGAGTCTGGATTCTGGAGCGACATCGCACCAGACTGTAAAT TCGTGGATTGTGGTCCACTCCCAGGCCTGGACCACGGCTCTGTGACCCTTGTGGATGAAAGAACAACCCACGGAGCCTTGGCCGAGTACAGATGCAATGAGAACTACACTTTGGTGGGCGACGTGAAACGGGAATGCGGCGACGCTGCTCTATGGACCGGGAGTCAGCCGCAATGCATGT ttGACTGGTGCCCCGAGCCACCGGCAATCAACGGAGGACTTGTCACAACTTCAGGAAGACGCGCTGGATCGATGGCGACTTACTCGTGTCAAAACGGGTTCATCTTGTTCGGTGACAAC GTCCTGGAGTGCGACATGGGCGGTAAATGGTCCGGCAAAGCACCCCAGTGTCGATTCGTGGACTGCGGAGCTCCGGCACAGATCGAATCGGGCACAGTGACGCTGATCAACGGTACGACGACGGTGGGCAGCCTCATGGAATACACCTGCCCTGAGGACTACTGGCTCACAGGAGAGGCGAGGCACGTCTGTACCAAAGACGGTAAATGGAGTGACGAGACTCCGTATTGCGAAC TGATATCATGCGAAGAACCCGAAACCCCAACTGGCAGCAACATCGTTAAATACGACAGGAATGTCCACGGCGTGATCGAATACGAATGCGAAGCAGGGTACCTGATGTACGGAGATGCGCGTCGGACATGTGGCACGGATGGATATTGGACCGGAGATGTTCCTGATTGCGAAT ATGTGGACTGCGGTAGAGTCCAGACGATTCTTTACGGAGCGGTTGAATATGTTAACGGTACGACGCACCTTGGAAGCGAGATCACATACTCGTGCACGCCAAACTACCGGCTGAATGGCGTCCCGAGGAGGTACTGTCTCGACAATGGTCAGTGGAGTGATGCGACGCCAAAATGCAAGGAAGTCCGTTGTCCTGAGCCTGTTCTTGCGGAGCATGGAATTCTCTCGGTTACCGGAAACGACCGAATGCTCGGAAGAACATTCATCATAACTGGAACCGTCGAGAACTCCAATACCGGCGCTACTTCCTACAAAATAGGTGCATCGGCCAAGTACCGATGCGAACGAGGGTACAAAGTCGTCGGAGAACCACTTTCCACCTGCGAAGACAACGGACGATGGAGCGGCGAGGTTCCTCAGTGCGTTT ACGTTGACTGCGGTAAGCCTGAAGAGATTCAGCATGGACACTACACGCTCACGTCGAATGCTTCATACTACGGAGCCGCGGCTTTGTATGAGTGTGACGGCAACTTCGAACTGGACGGATTCGCACGAAGACTTTGTCTCGAGAATGCTACGTGGAGTAATGACACTCCCGTCTGCAGAG AAATCAGATGCATGGATCCTGATCGAACCGGCGTTCTCTCAGCCCAGGTGTCGACCCACAGCGTCGGCGGTGTCGCCCACTACGCATGTCCTCGAGGTTACTATATGGAGGGCAACGGGACCCGAATTTGTCTGCAGAATGGTTCATGGAGCGGCAGCATCCCAGCTTGCTTCG ctGTTGACTGCAAATATCCGGGACAGATCGAAAACGGTAGAGTGATAGTCGTCAACGGTTCCACAGTCTATGGTGGTGCAGCTGAATATCACTGTCTACCACAGTTCGAACGTGTCGGACCCTTCCTCAGAAAGTGCCTTGATACCGGACTCTGGAGTGGTCAGGAACCAACGTGCGAAT TGGTCACGAACGACGTTGCTGAGGCCCAGGGCGTGGGAACCAGCGTAGGCATCGGCGCCGGAGTTATTCTCTTCATCCTTTTGATACTCGGTCTGATTTATCTGAGATT ACGGAAGGCAACGCCGGTAAAAAATACTGAGAATGTCCAAGCAGCGGACCGTAAAGAGGACCAAAACGCGGCTGTGATGTCGTACGCGAGCCTTAACGACGGGACGACAAATACGGGTTACGAAAACGTCCCCGAGGAAGGACTGTACGACAGTCCTTACAGCATTAGCAGTAGCAC GTATGGCGGCAGCAACGGCGGAAGGACGTACGATAATAGACATTACGAGGTTGAACCGACCCCGAGGAACGGAATCACAATAAACGGGGTATCGGTGCGGTAG
- the LOC107222293 gene encoding sushi, von Willebrand factor type A, EGF and pentraxin domain-containing protein 1 isoform X3 yields MSMQGSDLRCSHPAVPVNAKVSLSTETLNPGTLATYNCDAGYELFGQSTLTCSNRGKWQGELPFCGTNVAFRKPANQSTTVRGGDAAHGNDGDVGTEHDGRRCTETQKEHSPWWRVQLMKDYAVKVVRVTTRGCCGHQPLKDLEIRVGNSSTELQRNPLCAWFPGTIEEGVTKTLTCARALVGQYVFLQLVGVEGSLSLCEVEVFATDEFSVDRCASAGTPADTDIAAFNSTCYEFVVTKGGSFQDAKNYCQARGGDLVHGFMGASSNFILNNLERRKNKLKTQLVWIGAEKEPQIAARTWRWVDGEVVQSPAWGKDQPNNYNGEQNCVVLDGGRAWLWNDVGCNLDYLHWICQSKPRMCGSPDKAENTQITGNERSVGSTIEYECPEGFMLVGSRIRTCAESGFWSDIAPDCKFVDCGPLPGLDHGSVTLVDERTTHGALAEYRCNENYTLVGDVKRECGDAALWTGSQPQCMFDWCPEPPAINGGLVTTSGRRAGSMATYSCQNGFILFGDNVLECDMGGKWSGKAPQCRFVDCGAPAQIESGTVTLINGTTTVGSLMEYTCPEDYWLTGEARHVCTKDGKWSDETPYCELISCEEPETPTGSNIVKYDRNVHGVIEYECEAGYLMYGDARRTCGTDGYWTGDVPDCEYVDCGRVQTILYGAVEYVNGTTHLGSEITYSCTPNYRLNGVPRRYCLDNGQWSDATPKCKEVRCPEPVLAEHGILSVTGNDRMLGRTFIITGTVENSNTGATSYKIGASAKYRCERGYKVVGEPLSTCEDNGRWSGEVPQCVYVDCGKPEEIQHGHYTLTSNASYYGAAALYECDGNFELDGFARRLCLENATWSNDTPVCREIRCMDPDRTGVLSAQVSTHSVGGVAHYACPRGYYMEGNGTRICLQNGSWSGSIPACFAVDCKYPGQIENGRVIVVNGSTVYGGAAEYHCLPQFERVGPFLRKCLDTGLWSGQEPTCELVTNDVAEAQGVGTSVGIGAGVILFILLILGLIYLRLRKATPVKNTENVQAADRKEDQNAAVMSYASLNDGTTNTGYENVPEEGLYDSPYSISSSTYGYGGSNGGRTYDNRHYEVEPTPRNGITINGVSVR; encoded by the exons ATGAGTATGCAAG GATCGGACCTGCGATGTAGCCATCCAGCTGTACCCGTTAACGCCAAAGTTTCCTTGTCCACGGAAACCTTGAATCCCGGGACTCTCGCCACTTACAACTGCGATGCTGGTTACGAGTTGTTCGG TCAATCCACGCTGACTTGCAGCAATAGAGGAAAATGGCAAGGAGAACTACCGTTCTGTG GAACAAATGTGGCCTTTCGAAAGCCCGCGAATCAATCGACGACCGTTAGAGGAGGCGACGCTGCCCATGGAAATGACGGTGACGTTGGTACCGAACACGATGGACGCAGGTGCACCGAGACCCAAAAGGAGCACAGCCCCTGGTGGAGGGTGCAGCTGATGAAGGACTACGCTGTAAAAGTGGTCAGAGTCACCACCAGAGGCTGCTGTG GTCACCAGCCACTCAAGGACCTCGAAATCCGGGTTGGAAACAGCAGCACGGAACTACAGAGGAACCCGTTATGCGCCTGGTTCCCCGGAACGATAG AAGAGGGAGTCACCAAGACTCTAACCTGCGCGAGAGCTCTGGTGGGTCAGTACGTCTTCCTGCAGCTAGTTGGGGTAGAGGGGAGCCTGAGCCTCTGCGAGGTCGAAGTGTTCGCGACTGACG AGTTCTCCGTCGACAGATGCGCAAGCGCCGGAACACCCGCCGATACTGACATTGCAGCGTTCAACTCAACCTGCTACGAGTTCGTCGTTACCAAAGGAGGATCCTTCCAGGATGCCAAGAACTACTGTCAGGCTCGTGGTGGCGATCTGGTCCACGGATTCATG GGCGCCTCGTCAAATTTCATACTGAACAACCTCGAGCGAAGGAAGAACAAGTTGAAGACACAGTTGGTGTGGATTGGGGCTGAAAAGGAGCCGCAGATAGCTGCGAGAACCTGGCGATGGGTGGATG GCGAAGTCGTGCAGAGCCCAGCCTGGGGCAAGGACCAACCGAACAACTATAACGGGGAGCAGAACTGCGTGGTCCTTGACGGTGGTAGGGCCTGGCTATGGAACGACGTTGGCTGTAACCTGGATTACCTTCACTGGATTTGTCAAAGCA AACCAAGGATGTGCGGTAGTCCCGACAAGGCAGAAAACACGCAAATAACAGGAAACGAGAGATCGGTGGGATCGACAATCGAGTACGAGTGTCCTGAGGGATTTATGCTCGTTGGTTCACGGATCAGGACGTGTGCAGAGTCTGGATTCTGGAGCGACATCGCACCAGACTGTAAAT TCGTGGATTGTGGTCCACTCCCAGGCCTGGACCACGGCTCTGTGACCCTTGTGGATGAAAGAACAACCCACGGAGCCTTGGCCGAGTACAGATGCAATGAGAACTACACTTTGGTGGGCGACGTGAAACGGGAATGCGGCGACGCTGCTCTATGGACCGGGAGTCAGCCGCAATGCATGT ttGACTGGTGCCCCGAGCCACCGGCAATCAACGGAGGACTTGTCACAACTTCAGGAAGACGCGCTGGATCGATGGCGACTTACTCGTGTCAAAACGGGTTCATCTTGTTCGGTGACAAC GTCCTGGAGTGCGACATGGGCGGTAAATGGTCCGGCAAAGCACCCCAGTGTCGATTCGTGGACTGCGGAGCTCCGGCACAGATCGAATCGGGCACAGTGACGCTGATCAACGGTACGACGACGGTGGGCAGCCTCATGGAATACACCTGCCCTGAGGACTACTGGCTCACAGGAGAGGCGAGGCACGTCTGTACCAAAGACGGTAAATGGAGTGACGAGACTCCGTATTGCGAAC TGATATCATGCGAAGAACCCGAAACCCCAACTGGCAGCAACATCGTTAAATACGACAGGAATGTCCACGGCGTGATCGAATACGAATGCGAAGCAGGGTACCTGATGTACGGAGATGCGCGTCGGACATGTGGCACGGATGGATATTGGACCGGAGATGTTCCTGATTGCGAAT ATGTGGACTGCGGTAGAGTCCAGACGATTCTTTACGGAGCGGTTGAATATGTTAACGGTACGACGCACCTTGGAAGCGAGATCACATACTCGTGCACGCCAAACTACCGGCTGAATGGCGTCCCGAGGAGGTACTGTCTCGACAATGGTCAGTGGAGTGATGCGACGCCAAAATGCAAGGAAGTCCGTTGTCCTGAGCCTGTTCTTGCGGAGCATGGAATTCTCTCGGTTACCGGAAACGACCGAATGCTCGGAAGAACATTCATCATAACTGGAACCGTCGAGAACTCCAATACCGGCGCTACTTCCTACAAAATAGGTGCATCGGCCAAGTACCGATGCGAACGAGGGTACAAAGTCGTCGGAGAACCACTTTCCACCTGCGAAGACAACGGACGATGGAGCGGCGAGGTTCCTCAGTGCGTTT ACGTTGACTGCGGTAAGCCTGAAGAGATTCAGCATGGACACTACACGCTCACGTCGAATGCTTCATACTACGGAGCCGCGGCTTTGTATGAGTGTGACGGCAACTTCGAACTGGACGGATTCGCACGAAGACTTTGTCTCGAGAATGCTACGTGGAGTAATGACACTCCCGTCTGCAGAG AAATCAGATGCATGGATCCTGATCGAACCGGCGTTCTCTCAGCCCAGGTGTCGACCCACAGCGTCGGCGGTGTCGCCCACTACGCATGTCCTCGAGGTTACTATATGGAGGGCAACGGGACCCGAATTTGTCTGCAGAATGGTTCATGGAGCGGCAGCATCCCAGCTTGCTTCG ctGTTGACTGCAAATATCCGGGACAGATCGAAAACGGTAGAGTGATAGTCGTCAACGGTTCCACAGTCTATGGTGGTGCAGCTGAATATCACTGTCTACCACAGTTCGAACGTGTCGGACCCTTCCTCAGAAAGTGCCTTGATACCGGACTCTGGAGTGGTCAGGAACCAACGTGCGAAT TGGTCACGAACGACGTTGCTGAGGCCCAGGGCGTGGGAACCAGCGTAGGCATCGGCGCCGGAGTTATTCTCTTCATCCTTTTGATACTCGGTCTGATTTATCTGAGATT ACGGAAGGCAACGCCGGTAAAAAATACTGAGAATGTCCAAGCAGCGGACCGTAAAGAGGACCAAAACGCGGCTGTGATGTCGTACGCGAGCCTTAACGACGGGACGACAAATACGGGTTACGAAAACGTCCCCGAGGAAGGACTGTACGACAGTCCTTACAGCATTAGCAGTAGCACGTACGG GTATGGCGGCAGCAACGGCGGAAGGACGTACGATAATAGACATTACGAGGTTGAACCGACCCCGAGGAACGGAATCACAATAAACGGGGTATCGGTGCGGTAG
- the LOC107222293 gene encoding sushi, von Willebrand factor type A, EGF and pentraxin domain-containing protein 1 isoform X1 gives MSSLSLLVLGSLLQACNLATAQNLQGSDLRCSHPAVPVNAKVSLSTETLNPGTLATYNCDAGYELFGQSTLTCSNRGKWQGELPFCGTNVAFRKPANQSTTVRGGDAAHGNDGDVGTEHDGRRCTETQKEHSPWWRVQLMKDYAVKVVRVTTRGCCGHQPLKDLEIRVGNSSTELQRNPLCAWFPGTIEEGVTKTLTCARALVGQYVFLQLVGVEGSLSLCEVEVFATDEFSVDRCASAGTPADTDIAAFNSTCYEFVVTKGGSFQDAKNYCQARGGDLVHGFMGASSNFILNNLERRKNKLKTQLVWIGAEKEPQIAARTWRWVDGEVVQSPAWGKDQPNNYNGEQNCVVLDGGRAWLWNDVGCNLDYLHWICQSKPRMCGSPDKAENTQITGNERSVGSTIEYECPEGFMLVGSRIRTCAESGFWSDIAPDCKFVDCGPLPGLDHGSVTLVDERTTHGALAEYRCNENYTLVGDVKRECGDAALWTGSQPQCMFDWCPEPPAINGGLVTTSGRRAGSMATYSCQNGFILFGDNVLECDMGGKWSGKAPQCRFVDCGAPAQIESGTVTLINGTTTVGSLMEYTCPEDYWLTGEARHVCTKDGKWSDETPYCELISCEEPETPTGSNIVKYDRNVHGVIEYECEAGYLMYGDARRTCGTDGYWTGDVPDCEYVDCGRVQTILYGAVEYVNGTTHLGSEITYSCTPNYRLNGVPRRYCLDNGQWSDATPKCKEVRCPEPVLAEHGILSVTGNDRMLGRTFIITGTVENSNTGATSYKIGASAKYRCERGYKVVGEPLSTCEDNGRWSGEVPQCVYVDCGKPEEIQHGHYTLTSNASYYGAAALYECDGNFELDGFARRLCLENATWSNDTPVCREIRCMDPDRTGVLSAQVSTHSVGGVAHYACPRGYYMEGNGTRICLQNGSWSGSIPACFAVDCKYPGQIENGRVIVVNGSTVYGGAAEYHCLPQFERVGPFLRKCLDTGLWSGQEPTCELVTNDVAEAQGVGTSVGIGAGVILFILLILGLIYLRLRKATPVKNTENVQAADRKEDQNAAVMSYASLNDGTTNTGYENVPEEGLYDSPYSISSSTYGYGGSNGGRTYDNRHYEVEPTPRNGITINGVSVR, from the exons GATCGGACCTGCGATGTAGCCATCCAGCTGTACCCGTTAACGCCAAAGTTTCCTTGTCCACGGAAACCTTGAATCCCGGGACTCTCGCCACTTACAACTGCGATGCTGGTTACGAGTTGTTCGG TCAATCCACGCTGACTTGCAGCAATAGAGGAAAATGGCAAGGAGAACTACCGTTCTGTG GAACAAATGTGGCCTTTCGAAAGCCCGCGAATCAATCGACGACCGTTAGAGGAGGCGACGCTGCCCATGGAAATGACGGTGACGTTGGTACCGAACACGATGGACGCAGGTGCACCGAGACCCAAAAGGAGCACAGCCCCTGGTGGAGGGTGCAGCTGATGAAGGACTACGCTGTAAAAGTGGTCAGAGTCACCACCAGAGGCTGCTGTG GTCACCAGCCACTCAAGGACCTCGAAATCCGGGTTGGAAACAGCAGCACGGAACTACAGAGGAACCCGTTATGCGCCTGGTTCCCCGGAACGATAG AAGAGGGAGTCACCAAGACTCTAACCTGCGCGAGAGCTCTGGTGGGTCAGTACGTCTTCCTGCAGCTAGTTGGGGTAGAGGGGAGCCTGAGCCTCTGCGAGGTCGAAGTGTTCGCGACTGACG AGTTCTCCGTCGACAGATGCGCAAGCGCCGGAACACCCGCCGATACTGACATTGCAGCGTTCAACTCAACCTGCTACGAGTTCGTCGTTACCAAAGGAGGATCCTTCCAGGATGCCAAGAACTACTGTCAGGCTCGTGGTGGCGATCTGGTCCACGGATTCATG GGCGCCTCGTCAAATTTCATACTGAACAACCTCGAGCGAAGGAAGAACAAGTTGAAGACACAGTTGGTGTGGATTGGGGCTGAAAAGGAGCCGCAGATAGCTGCGAGAACCTGGCGATGGGTGGATG GCGAAGTCGTGCAGAGCCCAGCCTGGGGCAAGGACCAACCGAACAACTATAACGGGGAGCAGAACTGCGTGGTCCTTGACGGTGGTAGGGCCTGGCTATGGAACGACGTTGGCTGTAACCTGGATTACCTTCACTGGATTTGTCAAAGCA AACCAAGGATGTGCGGTAGTCCCGACAAGGCAGAAAACACGCAAATAACAGGAAACGAGAGATCGGTGGGATCGACAATCGAGTACGAGTGTCCTGAGGGATTTATGCTCGTTGGTTCACGGATCAGGACGTGTGCAGAGTCTGGATTCTGGAGCGACATCGCACCAGACTGTAAAT TCGTGGATTGTGGTCCACTCCCAGGCCTGGACCACGGCTCTGTGACCCTTGTGGATGAAAGAACAACCCACGGAGCCTTGGCCGAGTACAGATGCAATGAGAACTACACTTTGGTGGGCGACGTGAAACGGGAATGCGGCGACGCTGCTCTATGGACCGGGAGTCAGCCGCAATGCATGT ttGACTGGTGCCCCGAGCCACCGGCAATCAACGGAGGACTTGTCACAACTTCAGGAAGACGCGCTGGATCGATGGCGACTTACTCGTGTCAAAACGGGTTCATCTTGTTCGGTGACAAC GTCCTGGAGTGCGACATGGGCGGTAAATGGTCCGGCAAAGCACCCCAGTGTCGATTCGTGGACTGCGGAGCTCCGGCACAGATCGAATCGGGCACAGTGACGCTGATCAACGGTACGACGACGGTGGGCAGCCTCATGGAATACACCTGCCCTGAGGACTACTGGCTCACAGGAGAGGCGAGGCACGTCTGTACCAAAGACGGTAAATGGAGTGACGAGACTCCGTATTGCGAAC TGATATCATGCGAAGAACCCGAAACCCCAACTGGCAGCAACATCGTTAAATACGACAGGAATGTCCACGGCGTGATCGAATACGAATGCGAAGCAGGGTACCTGATGTACGGAGATGCGCGTCGGACATGTGGCACGGATGGATATTGGACCGGAGATGTTCCTGATTGCGAAT ATGTGGACTGCGGTAGAGTCCAGACGATTCTTTACGGAGCGGTTGAATATGTTAACGGTACGACGCACCTTGGAAGCGAGATCACATACTCGTGCACGCCAAACTACCGGCTGAATGGCGTCCCGAGGAGGTACTGTCTCGACAATGGTCAGTGGAGTGATGCGACGCCAAAATGCAAGGAAGTCCGTTGTCCTGAGCCTGTTCTTGCGGAGCATGGAATTCTCTCGGTTACCGGAAACGACCGAATGCTCGGAAGAACATTCATCATAACTGGAACCGTCGAGAACTCCAATACCGGCGCTACTTCCTACAAAATAGGTGCATCGGCCAAGTACCGATGCGAACGAGGGTACAAAGTCGTCGGAGAACCACTTTCCACCTGCGAAGACAACGGACGATGGAGCGGCGAGGTTCCTCAGTGCGTTT ACGTTGACTGCGGTAAGCCTGAAGAGATTCAGCATGGACACTACACGCTCACGTCGAATGCTTCATACTACGGAGCCGCGGCTTTGTATGAGTGTGACGGCAACTTCGAACTGGACGGATTCGCACGAAGACTTTGTCTCGAGAATGCTACGTGGAGTAATGACACTCCCGTCTGCAGAG AAATCAGATGCATGGATCCTGATCGAACCGGCGTTCTCTCAGCCCAGGTGTCGACCCACAGCGTCGGCGGTGTCGCCCACTACGCATGTCCTCGAGGTTACTATATGGAGGGCAACGGGACCCGAATTTGTCTGCAGAATGGTTCATGGAGCGGCAGCATCCCAGCTTGCTTCG ctGTTGACTGCAAATATCCGGGACAGATCGAAAACGGTAGAGTGATAGTCGTCAACGGTTCCACAGTCTATGGTGGTGCAGCTGAATATCACTGTCTACCACAGTTCGAACGTGTCGGACCCTTCCTCAGAAAGTGCCTTGATACCGGACTCTGGAGTGGTCAGGAACCAACGTGCGAAT TGGTCACGAACGACGTTGCTGAGGCCCAGGGCGTGGGAACCAGCGTAGGCATCGGCGCCGGAGTTATTCTCTTCATCCTTTTGATACTCGGTCTGATTTATCTGAGATT ACGGAAGGCAACGCCGGTAAAAAATACTGAGAATGTCCAAGCAGCGGACCGTAAAGAGGACCAAAACGCGGCTGTGATGTCGTACGCGAGCCTTAACGACGGGACGACAAATACGGGTTACGAAAACGTCCCCGAGGAAGGACTGTACGACAGTCCTTACAGCATTAGCAGTAGCACGTACGG GTATGGCGGCAGCAACGGCGGAAGGACGTACGATAATAGACATTACGAGGTTGAACCGACCCCGAGGAACGGAATCACAATAAACGGGGTATCGGTGCGGTAG
- the LOC107222294 gene encoding myosin regulatory light chain sqh, with product MSSRKTAGRRATTKKRAQRATSNVFAMFDQAQIAEFKEAFNMIDQNHDGFVDKEDLHDMLASLGKNPTDDYLEGMMNEAPGPINFTMFLTLFGERLQGTDPEDVIKNAFGCFDEENTGNINEERLRELLTTMGDRFTDDDVDEMYREAPIKGSMFDYIEFTRILKHGAKDKDEQ from the exons ATGTCTTCTCGCAAAACAGCCGGACGTCGTGCGACGACGAAGAAACGCGCACAGCGCGCGACTTCGAACGTCTTCGCGATGTTCGATCAGGCCCAAATCGCCGAGTTCAAGGAGGCCTTCAACATGATCGACCAGAATCACGATGGTTTCGTCGATAAGGAGGATCTCCACGACATGCTCGCATCACTGG ggAAAAATCCGACCGACGATTACCTCGAGGGTATGATGAACGAGGCGCCGGGACCGATTAACTTCACCATGTTCCTTACGCTCTTCGGTGAACGACTTCAGGGCACCGATCCCGAGGACGTGATCAAAAATGCGTTTGGCTGCTTTGATGAGGAGAACACTGGCAATATAAACGAGGAACGTCTCAGAGAGTTGCTCACTACGATGGGAGATCG ATTCACGGACGACGATGTGGACGAGATGTACCGGGAGGCGCCCATCAAGGGATCGATGTTCGATTACATCGAGTTCacacgaattttgaaacacgGGGCTAAGGATAAGGACGAGCAGTAG